One Buteo buteo chromosome 5, bButBut1.hap1.1, whole genome shotgun sequence DNA window includes the following coding sequences:
- the LOC142031299 gene encoding retinol dehydrogenase 7-like — MSPRNVSLSDSLHVAILASILCLVIYWLIRDSQRVRNLNGKHVFITSCDTGLGNSLAKWLDKRGFCVIAACATEKGRIELQSCSSLSLKTVNLNLADSNSIARAVVFVTEETAGKGLFGLVSNTEETPPIAPTDWLRIEDFHSVLDVSLLGLIEITLKLLPLLKKAEGRVVNLINTKGLTAFVGGGYTLSKWGMEAFSDTLRREMQHFGVKVSIVEHGFFKAGVVNSDVIEKYLLRLWNRLTPEIRDSYGEKYFVEYIKAQRSSVKRLCDSDISKVIKCMEHALIAKYPRTRYGAGWDAKFFWLFLSYAPSCLSDMLLRMMFPAPAASGRSVPGVLINI; from the exons ATGTCTCCCCGGAAT GTCTCACTTTCAGACTCACTGCACGTAGCAATTTTGGCTTCCATACTTTGTCTTGTCATTTACTGGCTCATCAGAGACAGTCAAAGAGTGAGAAACCTGAATGGAAAGCATGTCTTCATAACAAGCTGTGACACTGGACTTGGAAACTCACTGGCTAAATGGCTTGACAAAAGGGGATTTTGTGTCATTGCTGCATGTgccacagaaaaaggaagaatagaGCTACAGTCCTGCTCCTCACTCTCACTGAAGACAGTGAACCTGAACTTAGCTGACTCCAACAGCATTGCCAGGGCTGTGGTGTTTGTGACCGAAGAGACAGCTGGCAAGG GGCTTTTTGGCTTGGTGAGCAACACTGAAGAAACACCACCTATAGCACCCACTGACTGGCTGAGGATTGAAGACTTCCACTCAGTGCTGGATGTTAGTCTGCTGGGATTGATTGAAATCACACTCAAGCTTCTGCCACTCCTGAAAAAAGCTGAGGGAAGAGTAGTCAATCTAATTAACACCAAAGGCCTCACAGCTTTTGTAGGGGGTGGCTACACACTGTCCAAATGGGGCATGGAAGCTTTCTCTGACACGTTACG gaGAGAGATGCAGCATTTTGGAGTGAAAGTAAGCATTGTTGAGCATGGTTTCTTTAAGGCAGGAGTAGTTAATTCAGATGTCATCGAGAAATACCTCTTAAGACTTTGGAACAGACTGACTCCTGAGATCAGGGACTCCTAtggagaaaaatactttgttgaAT atATAAAAGCTCAAAGATCATCAGTGAAAAGACTGTGTGACTCTGATATTTCTAAGGTCATAAAATGCATGGAACATGCCCTGATAGCAAAGTACCCCAGGACACGATACGGAGCTGGATGGGATGCAAAGTTCTTTTGGCTATTTCTCTCCTATGCCCCAAGCTGTTTATCTGACATGCTGCTGCGTATGATgtttccagctccagcagctaGTGGAAGATCAGTTCCTGGAGTTCTAATTAACATTTAG
- the LOC142031301 gene encoding dehydrogenase/reductase SDR family member 9-like produces MLYYVLFFLGIISLWWHWRARRRMKVTNLTGKYIFITGCDTGFGNMAAKVFDKKGFRVFASCLTETGAKELKAVTSKQLQTVLLDVRDSDSIKKVAARVKAEVQSEGLWGLVNNAGIMGISAPTDWLDIEHFREPIEVNLIGLINVTINMLPLIKKAKGRIVNVSSVGGRLAFSGGGYFASKFGVEGFNDSLRRDMKAFGVKVCCIQPGLFKTALSNPTKIMKEKEVIWNKLPPDIKMQYGEDYFQKDAAKKQKLSKMCLNEDISPVVQCMEHALTSLHPHAHYIVGQDAKLFWNPLSRMPAIIQDFLLLQNRVELAVSHAK; encoded by the exons atgctttactaCGTATTATTCTTTCTTGGCATCATCTCTCTGTGGTGGCATTggagggcaagaaggaggatgAAGGTTACAAATCTTACCGGAAAATACATATTCATCACTGGATGTGACACAGGATTTGGAAATATGGCAGCAAAGGTTTTTGATAAAAAGGGATTCCGTGTTTTTGCCAGCTGTCTGACTGAAACAGGAGCCAAGGAGTTAAAAGCTGTGACCTCGAAGCAGCTTCAGACAGTGCTGCTAGATGTGAGAGATTCAGACAGTATTAAAAAAGTGGCTGCAAGGGTCAAAGCTGAAGTTCAGTCAGAAG gTCTTTGGGGACTTGTCAATAATGCTGGGATTATGGGGATATCAGCTCCTACAGACTGGCTGGATATTGAGCACTTTAGAGAACCAATTGAAGTTAATTTAATTGGACTCATAAATGTTACAATAAATATGCTTCCCttgataaaaaaagcaaagggaaggatAGTAAATGTATCCAGTGTTGGAGGTCGCCTAGCATTCAGTGGTGGAGGCTATTTTGCTTCAAAGTTTGGGGTAGAAGGATTTAATGACAGCTTAAG GAGAGATATGAAAGCTTTTGGAGTTAAGGTTTGTTGCATTCAACCTGGACTGTTCAAAACAGCATTATCCAATCCAACAAAAAttatgaaagagaaggaggttATTTGGAATAAGCTTCCCCCTGATATTAAAATGCAATATGGAGAGGACTATTTTCAGAAAG atgcagcaaagaaacaaaagctgtcCAAGATGTGTCTTAATGAGGACATTTCACCGGTTGTTCAGTGCATGGAGCATGCCCTAACCAGCCTCCATCCACATGCCCATTACATTGTTGGGCAGGATGCCAAGTTGTTTTGGAATCCCCTCTCAAGAATGCCAGCAATCATACAAGACTTCCTACTGCTGCAGAACAGAGTAGAGCTTGCAGTTTCCCATGCAAAGTAA